From the genome of Variovorax sp. RA8, one region includes:
- a CDS encoding ATP-binding protein, which translates to MKPEESPDLASAEVRWYFGVFVLWEAQRRLERAGEAVRLGPRSFDLLLQLIKRAGEFVSKDILLAAVWAGVVVEEASVRVHISTLRKTLGEPGESDECKEWISNFPLRGYRFNGRVRRETTGIWTKPVASLPDPGFTPLPVRLTELVGREADVAGVLESLETHRLVTIAGTGGIGKTRLAIHVAQNHQKRHGTEIAFTDLSSLISQDHVLGTLARAVGVPADLPNIVGAITQRLAGRAVLLLIDNCEHVVDSLAPPVDGLLSVLPGLRILATSREALRVAGEYVFRLPALAIPHVEQISLTQALHWPSVELLVERAKAAGAGAFDESHGPLLAQITRQVDGIPLAIELVAARLGVQPVADLARRLDDHMRLYAYSRAALARHRTLAAALDWSIALLSDTELRLFRWLSVFRGRFDVESALGVSAGGMDTEVAFDALISLVNKSLVFFDSSDAVAPYRLLDTTRSYAAALLAQSDERPALLRRHAMLMRDLMKAAAAELSDLTEQAWADRYAHRLDDVRFALEVCLTQQPDAKMAASLVTASAPLWFHLAQVVEYRDRVSAALALVDRQPTRDTETATWLNTALVSALLHTGRSSPELGAAADQALAGALAVKIPVLELQARWGRCTHDMFRGEYSAALDQAHTLMAAAQSWSDPAALNLAHRVMAMANHFCGHFGVARMHSEASVRVGGGLGHARANMVGVNAIVAAKAMLSRTLWVQGETARALEEASDAVDRAQAAGKSVSLCSALYGACPVALWAGELELAAQWIHLMTDEAQRKGLVGWLRYAEWFSQGLQLGIAPDRDLYVREVADQLATYDAPHREMLATFCVDWVDDEMIERVSRGDSPWVAAEVWRAAGWRAAQSAALDEAEVFYLRAIETAKRQGAVAWEQRATLARTCPPGARPVQR; encoded by the coding sequence ATGAAGCCCGAGGAGTCACCTGACCTGGCGTCGGCAGAAGTCCGGTGGTACTTCGGCGTTTTCGTTCTCTGGGAAGCACAGCGCCGACTTGAGCGCGCCGGCGAGGCCGTGCGGCTGGGGCCGCGCTCTTTCGATCTGCTGTTGCAATTGATCAAGCGCGCCGGCGAGTTCGTGAGCAAGGACATCCTGCTCGCAGCGGTCTGGGCGGGCGTGGTGGTCGAAGAAGCCAGCGTGCGTGTCCACATTTCCACGCTCCGCAAGACGCTCGGGGAACCGGGCGAGAGCGACGAATGCAAGGAGTGGATCTCCAACTTTCCGCTGCGCGGCTACCGCTTCAATGGGCGTGTCCGGCGCGAGACGACCGGCATCTGGACCAAGCCCGTGGCGTCACTGCCCGATCCTGGTTTCACGCCGCTGCCGGTTCGGCTGACCGAGCTTGTCGGTCGCGAAGCCGATGTGGCGGGCGTTCTCGAATCGCTCGAAACCCACCGGCTGGTCACGATTGCAGGCACGGGCGGCATCGGCAAGACCCGGCTCGCGATCCACGTGGCGCAGAACCATCAGAAGCGACACGGCACGGAGATCGCCTTCACCGATCTGTCGTCGCTGATTTCCCAGGATCACGTGCTCGGCACGTTGGCACGCGCTGTGGGGGTGCCCGCCGACCTGCCGAACATCGTCGGAGCCATCACTCAGCGGCTGGCGGGGCGCGCCGTGCTGCTGTTGATTGACAACTGCGAGCACGTGGTGGATTCCCTGGCGCCGCCGGTCGACGGCCTGCTTTCCGTGCTCCCCGGCTTGCGCATCCTCGCGACCAGCCGTGAGGCGCTTCGCGTGGCGGGCGAGTATGTCTTCCGATTGCCCGCGCTTGCGATTCCGCACGTCGAGCAGATCTCGCTTACGCAGGCGCTGCACTGGCCATCCGTCGAATTGCTTGTGGAACGGGCCAAGGCTGCGGGTGCGGGTGCGTTCGACGAGTCGCATGGCCCTCTGCTGGCCCAGATCACCAGGCAGGTCGACGGCATTCCCTTGGCGATCGAACTGGTGGCCGCGCGCCTGGGCGTCCAACCGGTTGCCGATCTGGCGCGCAGGCTGGACGACCACATGCGCCTCTATGCCTACAGCCGCGCCGCGCTCGCACGGCACCGAACGCTCGCCGCGGCGCTGGACTGGAGCATCGCGTTGCTGAGCGATACGGAACTGCGGCTCTTTCGCTGGTTGTCGGTGTTCCGCGGCCGGTTCGATGTCGAATCCGCGCTCGGCGTGAGTGCCGGCGGCATGGACACCGAGGTGGCATTCGACGCTCTGATCTCGCTGGTCAACAAGTCGCTGGTCTTCTTCGACAGCAGCGACGCTGTTGCGCCCTACCGGCTGCTGGACACGACGCGAAGCTATGCCGCCGCGCTTCTCGCGCAGAGCGACGAACGACCCGCATTGCTGCGGCGCCATGCGATGCTCATGCGCGATCTCATGAAGGCCGCGGCGGCGGAACTCTCGGACCTGACCGAGCAGGCCTGGGCTGATCGATACGCGCACCGCCTGGACGACGTGCGCTTTGCACTCGAAGTCTGCCTCACGCAGCAACCCGACGCGAAGATGGCCGCCTCGCTGGTCACGGCTTCCGCACCCTTGTGGTTTCACCTGGCCCAGGTCGTGGAATACCGCGACCGCGTCTCCGCAGCGCTAGCGCTGGTCGATCGGCAACCCACGCGCGACACGGAAACGGCGACCTGGCTGAACACGGCACTGGTCAGCGCCCTGCTCCACACCGGCAGGTCCTCGCCCGAGCTTGGGGCCGCCGCGGACCAGGCCCTGGCCGGCGCGCTTGCCGTCAAGATCCCCGTGCTGGAACTGCAAGCGCGCTGGGGCCGGTGCACGCACGACATGTTCCGCGGCGAGTATTCGGCGGCCTTGGATCAGGCGCACACGCTGATGGCGGCCGCACAATCCTGGTCTGATCCCGCCGCGCTCAATCTCGCTCACCGCGTGATGGCGATGGCCAACCACTTTTGCGGCCACTTCGGTGTGGCAAGAATGCACAGCGAAGCCTCCGTGCGCGTGGGCGGCGGCCTGGGCCATGCCCGGGCCAACATGGTGGGAGTGAACGCCATCGTTGCGGCAAAAGCCATGCTGAGCCGAACGCTGTGGGTGCAGGGGGAAACGGCCAGGGCCCTCGAAGAGGCCAGCGACGCGGTGGACCGCGCGCAAGCGGCCGGAAAGTCCGTCTCTTTGTGCTCCGCGCTGTATGGTGCCTGCCCGGTCGCCCTGTGGGCCGGCGAACTCGAGCTTGCCGCCCAATGGATTCACTTGATGACGGACGAAGCACAGCGTAAGGGCCTGGTGGGCTGGCTGCGCTATGCCGAGTGGTTCTCACAGGGGCTGCAGTTGGGCATCGCGCCGGACCGGGACCTTTACGTACGCGAGGTGGCCGACCAGCTCGCGACCTATGACGCCCCTCACCGGGAAATGCTCGCGACCTTCTGCGTCGACTGGGTCGACGACGAGATGATCGAGCGCGTCTCGCGCGGAGACAGTCCCTGGGTCGCCGCCGAGGTCTGGCGCGCCGCCGGATGGCGCGCGGCGCAAAGCGCTGCACTTGACGAGGCCGAGGTCTTCTACCTCCGGGCCATCGAAACCGCCAAGCGACAGGGTGCCGTCGCCTGGGAACAGCGCGCCACATTGGCACGTACCTGCCCGCCAGGCGCCCGGCCGGTTCAACGCTGA